ttatagtataactCAAAAGAATCAGAATTGGTTGTGAAGCATAAGATATCAGGAAGGACGGAGCTAAGAAGACCTTAAATATGCAATCCGTCGCCGTCTCACAAGCTCGTACGTGGTTTGATTAGTCATGATAAGGAAACTGTTAATTTATACAGGCAGAGGCACAATTATTCGTGTTAAATATTTGCATTTTTAAGATAGGCAACACAGAGCATGTATGTTCTATGGATTGATTAAACATACCTATGAAAAAGGAGCAGAAGCATCAGGAATATTAGACAAATTGAGAGAGCAGCCAATAGCAAAATCAATATTATATCTGCCCACCTGAAGGAAATACATTTGAGTTCTCAATCATGACAAGCTTAAAATAAGTACTATAAGGCCATATCAAAATCAGCTATATCTTAGAGGAGCTTGGTAGAAATACGGTTGGGAAAACAAGGGGGAAGCTTTCCTACTATCTATGATTGcgataattttgaaaaaaacaaAGAAGTCAAGGATTCCCCAGTTATAATAACTACCACTCTCGTAACTCAACTTGAACCAGGATGCCTCTTCAAAATAGACAAAGAGAAGGAAGATGTGGTTCTAACGCATAACAAGTAACATACCATGCCTTCAATATGTTAGACTTGAGGTATCCAATGTACAGTATGCAAGTCCAGAGGGTCAATGCTGTTTCTCCACATATGTACCACCTGTTTTACCACAAAAACAAATTTAACTAAAGAAAACATGTGTTGCACAttcaaatatgtattatttttatgtaGTGAAAACGATCCAACCAAGCATGAAACATTCCTCTGCTTAAATAACTAGAGCCTATCTTGAAAGAGAACACTCGTAGCGGGGTAAAAAAATTCCCCCATACATACCCCCAAACACTTAGCTCTTCAATCCATCAAGTCAAAAGTATATCAAGGAATTTGATGACATTGTCTCAAATAAGACATGAAAAGCTAGGACTGGAAACATTAATAAGAAACTGAATATGTCAACAGACAAAGCGGCACTAACCAAAAACGGCAATGATTTCCCTGGCCTATGCATGTTCCAAGCCAAACACAGTGATGATCAAACTGAAGAACGCACTTGTTACAATCATGACAATGCTTAGCTCGTGGAGGCTACAAAAGAAATATAATGGTGCTGAGTTTAGAAATTAATAACATTTGGACAAGCAATAGACATATAAAGGTTTGTAGGAAGAAATGGGTATGATGAAAACAATTACTTAATCAGCATAAATCTTCTCTACTCTTGAAAATGAGAAATAACCTCCCAAACCTTTGTTTTACATAGCACCAACAAAGATACAAGGAGTAATATACAAGACCATcaaatgaaaattaatttccATATTTTAGCACATTGCAGAAGCAGCATTTGCCTCACTCAATTGAGTCCCGTAAATGTTATACTACAATATTTCCAATGGAGGATCTATTTTGATAAAAATTTTGTCTACGTCATCAATCATAAATTACTAGAGAAGCATTAAGCTGATGCAAGATCAGACCTACTTAATAGCATAGTATTTATATCGAATATATGGGAATTATATATGCAAGATTAGAGATTGAGCAACTTGATAATGCATCCTAACAGTTTCTTAGATAACAGAAACACAATTCAAACACCCAATCTCAACAGGAGACTGGGAGCAACAGATTGGTATGTATGATCAGCGCCAAAAGAAATCAGGTTTTGCTTCATCTAAGCATGAATGTCAGGATGCCCAATAAAGATGAGGACAAAATATTCTACCTGAAGGATGTTGCAGTAAGGGCAGGTCAAACTTCTGAAAAAACAATCATTACAAAGAGAGAATCGATCAGAAAAAAATGGTGATAGTGACAAATATTTACTAGAGACatattctattttaaaaaaaaaacaagatggTTATTGATGTAATCTACATTCAAAAGCTTTAATGATTCACTTTATGACTTCAATTAGCAGAAACGGTGACAGTTATTCAGGTATAATCAATGCTCATTCTCAACCAAGCATCACTGCATCAGTTTTCATTTTTCACAAGGCACGTCTATGGTCCTCACTGCAGAAAATAAATAAGACACCACGCataaatttgtatattattaatatatgttCAGTGACCAAAATAAAACGtgtttagttatttattttccACCGCTATCATTAGTAACAGTGCAACACTATTCCAAAGAGTGTATTGGCTCCATTCTAAGAAGTAACAAAACAAGGAATTTAGTACTTTTGAGCAGGCAACTACAATGCTATTGaaagaaattttatttattgagaTATCAGGATATAACTATCATGATCACATTTATGTATGTGAATGACAAATGTTGTTGCCATCAATTGTATTACCACCACATAATCTTACAAAAGTCCAACTAGTTCTTTATGATTTTGTGCAGATTTCCTTTTACACTACATTGCAACTTATTTGCCGATATTCTTTACAAGTAATTTCTGAATCTTCTGACTGCCAAGCATTTGTGACCAATTAGCTCCAATTCACATGCAAAATACAAAAATGATGAATGAAAATATCTGTCAACCAGCACTCTGCACAACCAAACATGCAACGCTGATTCTTTCTATgtgttaataatttaaaatagtaCCAAGTTCTcatagtataatttttaaaaagagCAAAAAGCCATGTGAAGTCAAATCTAAACAATATACTAGTCTGGCAGATATCTGAACAAATATATTGTTTGTTGACAAGATTCCGGAAGAAATTTCATTAGAAAGTTCATGTTTAAGTATCATATTAAAGTCAGAACGACCTTCATATCTCTGTCCCAAACTCTAAAAGGGAAAAGTCCTACTAAAGTCCTTTCTAGTTTCAGAAAAGGAGCCATTAAGTGACAGTAACTTACTCATCCGCTCTAACAGTAGGTTATCGAAAAGAGATACGTATGGAACAAGTAAAAAAATCCTTGTCTTGAACAGcgtaaaatattcaaaatacgCACGTACGTAGTTGATGACCGTTGCGGATACAAACTCATCACTAATTTAGTCCAAGCTGTTGCATTTCCTCTGTGATTGTTCCTTCCATCCACAGTGATAGCAACATCGCCATTTTTGCTTGAAGCTGTTGCATTACCTCTGTGATTGTTCCTTCCATCCACAGTGATAGCAACATCGCCATTTTTGCTTGAAGCTGGTTGTCTTTGCTTAAACGTATTAACAAGACATACAATAAAACATGGCAATTGGTCAATTCACAGCATATAACACCAATACCATCACCACAGTATCTGAGCTATTAATTTATAAACTACTCCTGCCTCTGGTGCTGATTTCATAAAAAGAATCAGAAAAGATCCTGCTTACTTTGAGGGCAATAATGGCTTTCTAGCTGCAGCATCTCTTTCATCAACGGCCTTCTGAATGCTACATTTCAGAGATAGAGAAACAACGATGTTTAATGTGGAATAAGAGATCTGCTTCTCAGAAGAATTTCTATTTACATATTTGGAACAGCCTTCTGGATATAATTCCTGAGATATTAACTTATAAATTCTCTTACGCCACAATTTCACAGAAGAATCAAACTTACTCTGAAGCTAATAATGTCCTTCTAGCTGCAGCATCCCTTTCATCAATAGTCTTTTGAACATCAATTACATAGCTACATTTGGAAAGGAAAAAATACAGAGGCTTTACCAACAAAGTTATGGAATAAATGATCTACTTCTCAGAAGAAGTTCTGAATAGATAATTAGATATTGGGAACCATATGCAGCTTGACGACATAATTACCCAGGAGATGTTCCCGCAGTCGCAAAATACTGAACCAGAGTAGCTACAAACAATAATACATACGTAGCAGTGTACCTATGTTGAAAAAGAGAAGCAAGCATGTTACCACCATCACAATAAACATATGAATGGAAATGACCAGTGATCTAAAAGCAAATGCAAGAAGCCAAGAACATTTATGATTAGaaccaaaaattataaaactggCGATCAGTCTAATTCCTGAATTGGTACTCCAGTTTCAGTAGCTGTGAATTTTCCACTAGATCGTCTCTTCATTCCTTCTGGTTAAATGTTCTAGGATAAATCCAATCGAAACCAACTCAAGGAAGCCACAAGGACCTTTATCTTCCAAATCCATTGTAGTGTATGAAGATATCTACTCAAATTTGGGCAAGATTAATAAGCAGGTCAGTCTCATTATGAGCAGTTAGGGGCTATCTGAGCTACAAATTTTATATATCTCTATGAAAAAAGCTCATATATGCATTTGAACTCGATATCTTAGTATCCTAAAACAACATCTGAAGCTCCTAAAAATGCTAGCTTTACCATTTCCTGATCACTCCACCAACTATGACTCACACGCACACACCAATTACACCAAAATTGTGCCCAATTTCACCTACAGAAAGAAGTTAAATAGAGTCAAAGCATCTGTAGATTACCATGGTTCGTGTTTGGTCTTCTCAATCAAATCACGGTCGAACAAAAACAATACGCCGACAAACAGTATATGCAGCAGCACCAAAGCTAATTTGAGAGAAAAAGCAGATCGTCGGGCTAGAAACAGATTCAAAAGCAAAACAATCAATCAGAAACAAAATCcccaaatcaaatcaaatcaaatcaaatgaaaaggAAACCTAACTAAGCTGGGAATAAAGAGTAATAAACAACAACCGGGGTCGGAAAAGCAGGGGAAGAGGCGGGAGCATCGGTCGGCTACGCGGCTACACGTATCCCTGAGAGAGCTGCCGCATGATACGCCCATTGTTGTTTCGTCACACGATGGTCATAACCTCACTCAGCATTAGATGGTTGTACAGTGCACTCCTTTAGTTGTACATCAATAGATAGAGGCTGCGGCGTCTGAAACTCTTGCTCCGATTACTAAAATTAGAGATAGCTCTGCAAATCGCAATTattacctcttttcctctttAATTCTTATCAGTTACTACTCTCTTAATCTTCCTACCTTCGATTTTAATTTCTGTTGTTTATTATTGAAATTGTATGAGTAATAATGTGAATAGCTAGCTCAAGATTTACAAGCTCTTCTTGAAATAATGATCATTTAATCAAGTGTATAAAATGTAATAGTATAGTAATATCATAGATGAGTTACGGATtcaaatataacaaaattaaataagtagtaTGAGATTAACCGTATTTTTATGTATAAATTTTTGAGGTAGTTTAGAGTTTTGAAtttgtactactactataagaTTTTTAGGTACTTATCAGTTGCAATTTTTAGGTACAACGCACTACCTATTTTGGTTCTTTCTAAACGTGGATTTAAATACTTGAAGCCGCCGTGTTCGACTAGAAATGGTTGTTAAGTCTTATTTGTCCCCTCTTTATCCAACAATACAAGGTTGTATTTGATTTGGatacggattttaaaaaatataaagaaaaatagacTGAATAAAGAATATTAatcttatttatatatattaattttataataaaatatgagtggaataaaTTAATAAGACGTAAGCCCTATTTAACATTTTATggtaaaattgaaatatgacTATTCTTATGAGATAaattaaaatggtaaaatatgactcttattgtgaaaTTGGAGGAatagtatattattaaattttatttaagattATCACTTGAAATTGTAACTATAAATTTAATAGGAGTATAAGATTATTACATGATATTTCAAGATAAATCCCACAAATAAAATTGTATACATGCAttctttttttgctttttaaattcaaaaatgttttattgatataaaagatttaaatttgaaaataccatttgatttaaaattaattatttaaattatttaatcgagatgattattatataaatttatacaTTTTCTGGTAACTCAAGCTAATATTCATATTACTTCATccgtatgcaaatatgtgtctCATAttcagtggcggatctagggaCTTTAGATAGGTTGTCCCGTCCGACCATCCAGATAGTCTAAATGTACCTTAATCAAGCTGAAAAAATAGCATTATCGCCGTAATGGTTAGGTTATTAGTCTTTTAACTAAGAGGCTGCAACCCACAAATCCTCTAGCACTTCCTCCATTTTTAATTCATCTATCTCCCCATCGATCTCATTGACACGACCATTGCTACAACTAATGACGTCACCATCGGTAGATAGCTTAGACAATGAAGCACAGCTCAGTTGGTAAAGACGTTTCCCCTCTAATCAATAGATCGAGGGTTCAAGTCATCACGGGAGTAGAACTAATAAATCGGAGTTTCGAGTCATCACGGGATAGATGGGGAACCATTATTTCATCCACCATGAGTGTGGACGAGAGATGAGTCGGTAGAGTGTGACAGACCATATTTTATCTTGTCACTCATCAAAAGAATTGGAATTTCATAATTGGTCATTTAAATTattgtagtagtatatttttaaataaaatttgtttttttggcAACAAGGTATATTCTCCCCTAACATTTCCAACACGTTTTTCTCAAGAGACCCTCAGCAAATTCGAggaattaaaattatcaaattgCACTAAAAATTAATTGCTGCGTTTACTCTTCTTGATTTACTCGAGCTGAGCTTAAACTACATCAACTACAATATCAAACTACCGATTTTAGTTGAGTTTGATGTTGATTTGAATTTGATCAAATAACGAAGATGTCCAGCACCAGTTTCCTCACTAAATCTCCGTCGTCTCTTCCCCGGCAGCTCCTCACTTCTCCGCCGCATCCTCAGCTCTCGGCGTCTCTGTTCAAGGTCCgcattttctctccaattacGCGTgttttagtactagtatttgatTTTCTGTCATCACTTCGGCTACCGATTAATCCGATCCGTTGTCATTGCAGAAAGGAGCTTCCAATCAGAGATTATTGATGCTGAAAGTCAGCTGCGATTCGGCGGGCAGCCAGCGCACCGCCAAATCCGACTCCTCCGCCGCCAGTGACGGGCTCATTTCAGCATATGGATGGTGCGCCGCTCTCGGCGGCGTTGGGTTTCTGGAGACTGCGTATCTGACTCTCGCCAATTCGGAAGCATTTTGCCCCATAGGAGAGGGATCTTGCGATGGCATCCTTAACAGTCACTTCGCTTCCATTTTAGGTATTCTTCTTTGACTAATGTTGAAATAGTTAGGTTTTTATTTTCCCTCCGCTTTAAGCGATTGTGACTAATTTGTGATGGAATTGTTTGGTTAGTGTTGCCAACAGAACTTTATTAAGAATGCATGTttatttttagatatttttGTGCCCTCCATAAGCTTCTAGTTGGCTTTTGCTTTGTATTAAGGAAATCAGCACCACCACTTGTGTTTAAACCAATTGTTTCTGTGCCTTTGACGAGAGGAGTATAACATTGATGCTGTCTATATTAAGGTGTTCCTCTGCCATTATACGGCATGGCTGCCTATGGATTAGTTGCGATTCTCGGCCTCGGACAACATATTGGTTTCCAGAATACACTGTTTGATGTCAAGAAAACTGATGTTGATACGGTCTTGGTTGGGATAACTACCTCAATTGTAGTTGCTACTACGTACTTTCTGTATACCCTGAGCACCGAGTTTGGTGGAGAGTCATGGTTACACTGTTtgacatcatcagcactaaccTTCAGCTTGTTCTTGATTATCATAAAGGTTCTCCTGATAttgtcttttctcttttttacatTATGTTACCAATGAAAAGAAGTTTTGAATCCTTTGGCAGAATCTTGGGATCGACAAGATTAAAGAGATGTTGGGCTCAAAGTTGAGCATAGCTAGCTTGCTTATTATAGCCTTGGCTGCATCATATAATGTTTTTCAACCTGTTTCATCAAGGTACTACAAAGTTTAGATTTTGATGGTCAGAGCTCATGCATCCCGTAATCTATGTATTAAGTGATTTTTTATGTATCCAACAGTTTTGCAATGACAGAATTACCATATGTAGAAAAAGAGATCACAACTGAATCAAGTCCTTTGGCTATTTCTCTTGCAAAACATCTGCACTCTACTGGAGCGAGACTATATGGGGCTTTCTGGTGTTCACATTGTGTGCAtcagaaagtggtaattttctttttctctcatGTTGTTTGAGTTGGAAACTCTGCTTTACAAACTTGTGATCATTGCTCTCCGTCGAACTCCACtagaaacataaaaatgagaAGTATGGTTTCGTAATCCTGAAATGTAACCTCTCAGCATTATTGAGGTTTACACAGTTACACTTGAACAAAAGATCAGAGTCTCCGACTTGCTAGAAGTTTCAGTAAAAAACACCTCATTTGCTTTACTGATATTCTGTAGCACTGAGAAACAGCATGAATAAGTGCTCTCCTGGAATGAATGATGATATTTTAGTTCTTCTCATTTCTTGCTATCTAGTGATTGAAGCATAGAAGTCAAACTCCAAAAGTTTTCCCTCACCATTGTTAAAGATTTCGTTATGCtactttaactttttttttcctcGTTATGCTACTTTAACTTCTTTCCTTCTTTCTTTACCCCATTTTTGGTTTTAGCATCTGCCATATTCTTCTAGAAGCTTATGGTGTATGGATCTAGGGATTTTAAGAGGAAGGATAAATTTCAGGATATAgagataaaataagaaaaattataaatccTAAATTTGGTTCTTCACATTGACCTATAGAAGATATTTGCAGATATTCTCTTCTAAATTCCTTTTGCTTTTGTTGTTTTGTACTGCAAAGGAAACAGATATTTGGGCGCGAAGCAGCTAAACTGTTAGATTACGTAGAGTGCTATCCTGATGGATTAAAGGCAGGAACTAAAATGGCCGAGGCCTGTTATGGTATTGACCTTAAATATTTTCCGTCTTGGGAAATAAATGGCCAGGTGCAAACTCCTCTTCATCTGAACCAAATCTTTCCGCCTTCTTGGTTTTTGTTTCGTATATCTATGGATCTGTGTATTTGTCAAAAAATCTGCATCGATGAAATGTTTTATTCTACTAGTAGTAGTTAGTTTGCAGACCTTGGTGTAGTACTAAATTGCTAGcatatttcaaataaacaaaAACCATCATGCCATTAACGTTGCCGTTTTCTCGATGGATTCAACATTATTGAGAAAAGGGTGTTAATTTTGATGATGGTGTTTTAGATGTCTAATTTGCTCAGATGGCCACAGGTTTTCAGCGGTGAGAAGCCATTGGAAGAACTTGCAACATTGTCTGGGATCAAACTTGAAGAATTGAGTCATTAGAAGTAAGATTATTCCAGTTTTTGCTCTTCCCGCTTTTTATGATTTCTTCGAGAACCGAACGACGTCATTGTTTCAGAGCTTAGAAAGTTCATATGAGTACTGAGATATGTGATGCAGACCTTAAGAAGCTCTTTGAGTTTAGTTACCAATTCAAGTTTTCTCTGTTGCTGACTTATCAATTTTAGTGTCATATTTTGCTCTAGTGTTTTAGTTCATCAGAACATACTAGTATACTACATGAGTACATATACAATTATGGAAACGCAGACATAAAATCAAATCAGATGGAGAATAATTGTAAACATGTGTCATAATATTAGGAAAATGTAATAGGAGTACATAAAACAACAACATATGTTACACCAACTTACACATCGATAACAGAAGTTTAGAACCAACTCAAACTCACACAAGCAAATAAATTCGCAACGAAATCTATAGAATGCATGATACTATGTCGGATGGATATATCGTGTTTTGTCGAGTGTAGCATCTACAAAACCGATCATAACATGGCCGCACGCAATTGAAAGTGTGTGATAAGGAAATAACAAAGTTACTTAGAAGGTGGCGGGGCAAGACCAAAGCTAGGGAAGAAAGGGATATTCGGGAAGCTTGTAGGGATCGAAGGAAACGGGGGAAGCTTGGGCATAGTTGGTTGAGTTGGGAACATTGGAATAGATGGCATTGGTGGGAGACTCGACGTAGGAAACGTTGATGGGATCGTTGGCAACCCGGGAATCCACTGCAATAGATGACGGGCTGCATCACATCTTTCAGTATGGATTGTGATTACAGTAACAATCAGAAAGCAGAGATATATGGTTTTTGACATGATTCTAGTTCGAGAATGATATTACTATGAAGAGTAGTTGCTTTGATTGTTGTAATGAAGTAATGTTTGGTTGAGGTACTTATATACTCAATTTCAATCATgtaaaatttgaccaaaataaTTTGTCACGAATGTTGGTGGAAATAAGATGTGTTGGTTGCGACTTGtagttgtatatatatgtgttcgATTCTGATGAGAAATCATACATAAACGCAATTGAGTAATTTTGTATGTAATGTAAAATAAGATACTTTTTCTTTGAATGATAAGAAGGAACCAATAAGTCATCAgtgtataaataataaaaacaatacTAACCACTTTGCTTAAGAAAAGCTAATTATAAGTACCTTTGTGGTCGCTTGTGTATGTCTCCCTCCACACCGTGGGGTAATTCTTCTATTGTCAATGCATGCAGTCAGTGCTACTAAGCATCCTAGGGAGGCCGTGCATTGCTTCGTGAAGACAAACCAAGAATTGACAATTGTTGGTGTTGGGGATTCGAAGATATTCGCCACCGATGGCTGCCGAATGCCtcttcaaaaaaatttcaagCCTCTGCGGCCAGTGGCTTGTACAACGTgtaggtactcatcgaacaaaTCCGACGTTACCCCAATAGCAAGTTGTTGGATTGCGGACGTACACTTCTACAGTGTCGTAAGAGTAACCGACCAACAACATCAACTcgttcttggaagaactcttcccgagCCACCAATGTATTTGCTATGCTAAAAAATAAGTGTCaacgcatgcggaaacggcggcAGATGTATTCATTTCTCTACTTTGGTTCCTCGAAAAAATAATCAAGTAACTGTCTTTGGGCGGCTTGCTATCGCTCACAATGGACGTAGCATCGCACAGGAGGGTTGGCGGGGGCTTTGTCAGCTTATTCTAGTGATTCCGCCAGGTTTCCAAAAATTTCCTCCCTTGGATCAAACATACTTGatagagaatgaaaataaaaatttcaagaAAATGAGTGAGAGATAGAGTTATGTTAGActattgtaaaaaaattatgtgatgaaaatggtatttatagatgagtTTTAGGATGAATTGGatgataaaaaattgaaaaaaaatggaaaataacGATAGTATTTGGTGAAAGtgaactttttttattaatttttctaaattaaaaagaaaacgGAGAAGTGGAAAAATGTTCCAAAAATAACTAGAATTGGTAGtcaaatactccatccatcccattTAAATAGGtcacatgagttttaatgcgtaattagtaaagtaagagagaatgagaaaaattgttgaaattttgTAGTGAAGCCTGAAGGGTAggcccataaatgataaagtaaaagaaaatgagGAAAAAATTGACATAAACTGCAATACAGACTATTTCTATGTGACAggtgaaaaaagaaatatggtcTATTCCTATGGGCAGATGAGTATAATTCTGTCATTttaaaagagaaataataagTTGAGAAACGTCGGCGTGTGTGACTTGCGTTGAATAGAAGCTATGGACGCTAAActaatttacaatttttttaaggGGCTAATGAATTACTctctctgttccatagtagtggagtcattttgctattttgttacgttccataatagtggactcatttcattttttaataaaagtcaagACATTTATTCTCacttatttttccatttctcttactttaatctttctattttttcttttcttttactttatcgtctttttatttattaaagtacatacatttttcttaattttcgtgccgaaaagaaatgtctctgtTACAATAGTTACATATTTGCTTCGATTATTGGAAGCATCCGGTCCAACTTTACAGCTAGCATCAAATTCTTTAAAGAAAGTGTCAAACTTGAAAATCTATAGAAAGAAATCTATAGAATGTATGATACTAGATATATCGTATTTTGTCGAGTGTAGCATCTACAAAACCGATCGTAACATGGCTGCACGCAATTGAAAGTGTATGATAAGGAAATAACAAAGTTACTTAGAAGGTGGTGGGACAAGACAAGGCCAAAGCTAGGGAAGAAAGGGATATTTGGGAAGCTTGTAGGGATCCAAGGAAACGGGGGAAGCTTGGGCATAGTTGGCTGAGTTGGGAACATTGGAATAGACGGCATTGGTCGGAGATTTGACATAGGAAACGTTGATGGGATCGCTGGCAACCGGGGAATCGACTGCAATAGATGACGAGCTGCATCGCATTTTTCAGTATGGATTGTGATTACAGCAAGAATCAGAAAGTAGAGATATATGGTTTTTGACATGATTCTAGTTTGAGAATGATATTACTATGAAGAGTAGTTGCTTTGATTAATTGTTGTAATGAATGTAGGGATCAGACGAATTTcggattcactatttaccgagacctctttggtcttgttacaagatggctcagtcaaaccatcaaccaagcgactgatatATACAACGAGTCTAGCTATTACAGTCAAGATACACAATAGCTATTACAGACTAAGTCTTCGAGTTTAACCACTCCAAGATAAGCTTCAATAACCCTGCACACTCAAAACCCTCGTTAGAAACACAAGATAACAGATCCACTCGGATCCAGTGCAAACAATTAAGGAATACCGAAAGAAACACAAAGAAGACAACAATCAATTGGCTCAACCACCCGCCGATGATACAAGCATATTCTCCAGAACACAGATCCAGAGGAGCACAGCTGAATCTACCGGTaattaacctcacactccagattcCAAGCCTAACTGACTCCTACACCCCAGATCTACACCGTTCGAGAACAACCTCGCACAGAAACACTCCAAACTGGAAACCCTAGTTCCCACCCAACACCAGCAACCGAAGTGGTTGCCTCCTCTATTACTGTAGCAAGATCTGAAGCACTTTTAACCGTGCAAGATCACACAGAATCACCAGAGAAACGTCGGAGaagaagggaagaagaagagtgaagaactctgagagagagagagagagagagagtgtgaagAGTGTAGAATGAGTTAGAGAATCAAAAGATTCACACACATAACAAGCACACTCGGCTATCCAACGACTGAGAGCCTTGATTCGGGTGGGAGTACACATACCTGCATCTGGAGTGGAAGGCATAAGTATTGGGTCAAGCCCAAATCAATTACACATGGGCCAAATTTAAAACCAGCCCAAATGAGAGTCTACCAATATTCAATAATGAAGTAAGGTTTGTTTGAGGTACTTGTATACTCAATTTCAGTCATGTgaaatttaaccaaaataatTTGTCAATAATGTTGGTGGAAATAAGATGAGTTAGTTGCGACTTGTATGTATATACATAAACCAATTGCGTGAGTGCTTTTGTATGTAatgtaaaataagatttttgtttttttgaatgATAAGAAGAAACCAATAAATCATCAGTGTATAAATGTACATTTTCCGTAGGAGTTTTGACTATCTATACCATTAATAAGTAATAACCACTTtgattaagaaaaaattaactttaacaacaaaaataaaaacataaaaattctaGCCATTTACATAGAATAGTCagattatttgtttgttttcgAACTTCTAACAAAAAATTAACttaatag
This DNA window, taken from Salvia splendens isolate huo1 chromosome 18, SspV2, whole genome shotgun sequence, encodes the following:
- the LOC121777017 gene encoding protein S-acyltransferase 10-like isoform X2; translation: MLPPLPLLFRPRLLFITLYSQLTRRSAFSLKLALVLLHILFVGVLFLFDRDLIEKTKHEPWYTATYVLLFVATLVQYFATAGTSPGYVIDVQKTIDERDAAARRTLLASDIQKAVDERDAAARKPLLPSKQPASSKNGDVAITVDGRNNHRGNATASSKNGDVAITVDGRNNHRGNATAWTKLVMSLYPQRSSTTSLTCPYCNILQPPRAKHCHDCNKCVLQFDHHCVWLGTCIGQGNHCRFWWYICGETALTLWTCILYIGYLKSNILKAWWADIILILLLAALSICLIFLMLLLLFHSFLIMTNQTTYELVRRRRIAYLRGIPERVYPFNEGVCRNLYLFCCARSSSSSSMYRMERLPTAQELEEKSRPYTCYDVLSCRCC
- the LOC121777017 gene encoding protein S-acyltransferase 10-like isoform X1: MGVSCGSSLRDTCSRVADRCSRLFPCFSDPARRSAFSLKLALVLLHILFVGVLFLFDRDLIEKTKHEPWYTATYVLLFVATLVQYFATAGTSPGYVIDVQKTIDERDAAARRTLLASDIQKAVDERDAAARKPLLPSKQPASSKNGDVAITVDGRNNHRGNATASSKNGDVAITVDGRNNHRGNATAWTKLVMSLYPQRSSTTSLTCPYCNILQPPRAKHCHDCNKCVLQFDHHCVWLGTCIGQGNHCRFWWYICGETALTLWTCILYIGYLKSNILKAWWADIILILLLAALSICLIFLMLLLLFHSFLIMTNQTTYELVRRRRIAYLRGIPERVYPFNEGVCRNLYLFCCARSSSSSSMYRMERLPTAQELEEKSRPYTCYDVLSCRCC
- the LOC121776415 gene encoding thiol-disulfide oxidoreductase LTO1-like; this encodes MSSTSFLTKSPSSLPRQLLTSPPHPQLSASLFKKGASNQRLLMLKVSCDSAGSQRTAKSDSSAASDGLISAYGWCAALGGVGFLETAYLTLANSEAFCPIGEGSCDGILNSHFASILGVPLPLYGMAAYGLVAILGLGQHIGFQNTLFDVKKTDVDTVLVGITTSIVVATTYFLYTLSTEFGGESWLHCLTSSALTFSLFLIIIKNLGIDKIKEMLGSKLSIASLLIIALAASYNVFQPVSSSFAMTELPYVEKEITTESSPLAISLAKHLHSTGARLYGAFWCSHCVHQKVIFGREAAKLLDYVECYPDGLKAGTKMAEACYGIDLKYFPSWEINGQVFSGEKPLEELATLSGIKLEELSH